The Azotosporobacter soli genome window below encodes:
- the ldhH gene encoding L-lactate dehydrogenase (quinone) large subunit LdhH, with protein METNNRNIRNEIAEKLDDKVLRGALGRFAEAYPTARAKAYENVPDVDALREQVKNMKHNTVLNIEAVADQFEASVVKRGGKVFRAKNGDDLKQYLIDLCKARGVKRIVKSKSMATEEIHLNHSLEEAGLHVKETDLGEWILSLAGQRPSHMVMPAIHLNKEQIAEYFSKEMHRDIPTDIAYMVQAARQQLRQEFVLADMGISGANFGIAENGAIGLVTNEGNARLATTLPPIHVVIIGYEKLIPNIRDAAPILRTLPRNATGQLMTSYMTMVSGPTPYMVKEDGQWVEKEKELHVILFDNGRLNAAHDKKFQQIYQCVRCASCLNVCPIYTMVGGHVYGHIYAGGIGAILTAFLHTMEDFDKINELCIGCRKCVEICPGKIDIPGLIEELRSRNVDDKGLPLGAKLVFENVLSNRTVFHTLLRLAAIGQKPVKEGKFIRHLPLFLAGLAKDRSLPAVADTPLRDRIGKIKRTPAKPVKRVAFFAGCNIDFIFPEIGESAFKVLQDLNMDVVFPEGQNCCGKPVLGMGDRDTAKKIARKNIEVFEAANADVILSACPTCAETWHQTYVELFEDDPAWSQRAKAIGHKMREFTSFVAEQYAAQKRLTKTTGGTKVTYHDSCHMKRGLGIYEEPRQLLDSAKGYELVEMHNCDKCCGMAGAFGVKYTELSMPILKQKIEAIKASGAEVVAVGCPACLMQIQGGLDKQAPSIKIKHVAEILAEGLPDNK; from the coding sequence AGGCTTCCGTTGTTAAGCGCGGCGGCAAAGTTTTCCGCGCCAAGAACGGCGACGACCTTAAACAATACCTTATCGACCTTTGCAAGGCGCGCGGCGTAAAGCGCATCGTAAAATCAAAATCTATGGCCACCGAAGAAATCCATCTTAATCATTCGCTCGAAGAAGCAGGCTTGCATGTAAAGGAAACCGACCTTGGCGAATGGATTCTCTCCTTAGCCGGCCAGCGTCCTTCCCATATGGTTATGCCGGCTATCCATTTGAATAAAGAACAAATCGCCGAATATTTCTCTAAAGAAATGCATCGCGATATTCCAACCGATATCGCTTATATGGTTCAAGCAGCCAGACAGCAGCTGCGTCAAGAGTTTGTCTTGGCCGACATGGGCATTTCCGGCGCCAATTTCGGCATCGCGGAAAACGGCGCCATCGGTCTTGTCACCAACGAAGGCAATGCGCGCTTGGCAACGACCCTTCCGCCGATTCACGTCGTCATCATCGGTTATGAAAAACTGATTCCGAACATTCGCGACGCGGCTCCGATTCTGCGGACGCTGCCGCGTAACGCAACCGGCCAGTTAATGACCAGCTATATGACAATGGTTTCCGGCCCTACGCCCTACATGGTAAAAGAAGATGGTCAGTGGGTCGAAAAAGAAAAAGAACTGCATGTGATTTTATTTGATAATGGCCGCTTAAATGCTGCACACGATAAGAAATTCCAGCAAATTTATCAATGCGTCCGTTGCGCTTCCTGTCTCAACGTTTGTCCGATCTACACCATGGTCGGCGGTCATGTGTACGGTCACATTTATGCGGGCGGGATCGGTGCCATATTGACTGCCTTCCTGCACACTATGGAAGATTTCGACAAGATAAATGAACTGTGCATTGGTTGCCGCAAATGCGTTGAAATTTGTCCGGGTAAGATCGATATTCCTGGCCTGATTGAAGAACTGCGTTCACGCAACGTCGATGACAAAGGACTGCCGCTCGGAGCCAAATTGGTATTTGAAAACGTCCTCTCGAACCGTACCGTCTTCCACACCTTGCTCCGTCTGGCTGCGATCGGACAAAAACCGGTCAAGGAAGGAAAATTCATCCGCCATCTGCCTCTCTTTTTAGCCGGTTTGGCTAAAGATCGCAGCCTGCCTGCGGTTGCTGACACGCCGCTGCGTGACCGGATCGGCAAAATTAAACGCACTCCGGCTAAGCCCGTCAAGCGCGTCGCTTTCTTCGCCGGTTGCAACATTGATTTCATTTTCCCGGAAATCGGCGAATCCGCATTTAAAGTCTTACAAGACTTAAACATGGATGTAGTCTTCCCCGAAGGACAAAACTGCTGTGGCAAGCCTGTTCTCGGTATGGGCGACCGCGATACTGCCAAAAAAATCGCCCGTAAAAACATCGAAGTATTCGAAGCAGCCAATGCCGATGTGATTCTCTCCGCTTGCCCAACTTGCGCAGAAACATGGCATCAGACCTATGTCGAACTCTTCGAAGACGATCCCGCCTGGAGTCAGCGCGCTAAGGCAATCGGTCATAAAATGCGGGAATTCACCAGCTTTGTCGCTGAACAATATGCAGCGCAAAAGCGTCTGACCAAGACAACGGGCGGCACCAAGGTGACCTACCATGATTCCTGTCATATGAAACGCGGCCTTGGCATTTACGAAGAACCTCGCCAACTGTTGGATTCCGCCAAAGGCTATGAACTGGTTGAAATGCACAATTGCGATAAATGCTGCGGCATGGCTGGCGCGTTCGGCGTGAAATACACAGAACTGTCAATGCCGATTCTCAAACAAAAGATTGAAGCGATCAAAGCAAGCGGCGCCGAAGTCGTCGCCGTCGGCTGCCCCGCCTGCCTCATGCAGATCCAAGGCGGTCTCGACAAACAGGCACCATCCATCAAGATCAAACACGTTGCCGAAATATTAGCGGAAGGTTTGCCTGACAACAAATAA
- the tnpA gene encoding IS200/IS605 family transposase — protein sequence MDNSSLAHTKWKCKYHIVFAPKYRRQIIYGKIKSDIGVILRKLCEHKGVEIIEASACPDHVHMLVSIPPKISVSSFVGYLKGKSSLMIFDRHANLKYRYGNRQFWCKGYYVDTVGRNKKAIEEYIKNQLKDDVIAEQLTLKELVDPFTGEPAKKSK from the coding sequence ATGGATAACAGCAGTTTAGCACACACAAAATGGAAATGCAAATACCATATAGTTTTCGCACCGAAATACAGAAGACAAATCATATATGGGAAAATAAAAAGTGATATCGGAGTTATACTGAGAAAGCTATGCGAACATAAAGGTGTTGAAATTATAGAAGCAAGTGCTTGCCCGGATCACGTTCACATGTTGGTAAGCATACCGCCGAAAATAAGCGTGTCAAGTTTTGTGGGGTATCTAAAAGGAAAGAGTTCATTAATGATATTTGATAGGCATGCGAACTTGAAATATCGATATGGCAATCGACAGTTTTGGTGTAAAGGATACTATGTAGATACAGTAGGTCGAAATAAAAAAGCAATTGAAGAGTATATCAAAAATCAGTTAAAAGACGATGTGATCGCCGAGCAACTTACTTTGAAAGAGCTAGTTGACCCGTTCACGGGTGAGCCAGCAAAAAAGTCGAAATAA